GACCGGTCGTCACGATGAGCAGGCGGCGGGCCATCGCCCACGGGCCGATCGGGATGTGCCCGAACGCCAGGCCGCCCACCAGGCTGCCGACCGAGAAGACCGCGAGCACGAGTCCGGCCTCGAGCCCGCCGTGCCCGAAGGTTGCGACGACGCCCACCTCGACCGCCGAGCAGGCGCCGATGAGCAGGAAGCCGATGACCGTCGCGAGCATCACCGGGGGCTTGAGCACCACACGGCCGAACGCGCGACGGCTGCGCGGGATGCGCACGCGACCGACCTCGGGGGAGAGGATGAACCACGCCCCGCCCAGCACGAGGATCGCCGCGACCAGCAGCAGGCCCTGCACCGTGCCGACCTGGGTGGACACGACGGTGATGACCACCGGTGCGACGATCCAGATGATCTCCTGCAGCGACGCGTCGAGCGAGAACAGAGGAGTGAGCTGACCGGCGTTGACGAGCTTGGGATAGATGGTGCGCACGGCCGCCTGCACGGGCGGGGTCGACAGCCCCGCGAGCAGGGCGAAGACCATGTAGCCGGGCAGGCCGAGCGGAAGCAGCGCGAGACCGAGCACGGCGAGCACGCAGACGATGAGGGTGAGGGTGAGCACGCGGCGCATGCCCCAGGCGCCCATCCAGCGGCTCGTGACGGGACCGGCGACGGCCTGCCCGACCGAGGCCGCGGCGAGCACGATGCCGGCCGCGCCGTACGATCCGGTCTGCTGCTCGACGTGCAGCAGGATCGCCAGGCTCGTCATTCCGTTGGGGAAGCGCGCCACCAGCTGTGCGGCGATCATCCGCGCCACACCGGGCGTGCGAAGAAGGTCCCGATATCCCGCCATCAGAGCAGATTATCCGGCGCGCGCTCGGCGGCGCGAGACGGCTCGGTGGCGACGCGCCGCGACACGCCGAGGACGCTTCTCCACAGGAAATCGGATGTCGGTGGCCGGGCGTACCGTCCTGCCTGTGGATGGATTCACCAGCCGGTCTTGCAAGCCGCGTGAATCCGCGGTCGGAGCGACCTCTCGGGTGCGCGAGGGCTGTGGAAGAAAGCGTGGACAAACTGTGTTGTATCTGGGGAGAGCAGTGGAAAACTACACGGATGTAACTACTACCCCTTGTGGTCGCTTCCAATGTCCGTCCCCATATGTAGTATTGAAGTCCCGGCGGAGGTCCGCCGGAGAAACCACCTGGATCAGAGGGGAATCAGACATCACCATGTCGATCACGGTCTACACCAAGCCTTCCTGCGTGCAGTGCAACGCGACCTACCGCGCCCTCGACGCCAAGGGCATCGAGTACCAGATCACCGACCTCTCGGAAGACGCCTCGGCGCTCGAGCAGGTCAAAGCGCTCGGGTACATGCAGGCACCCGTCGTCGTCACCGATGACGGCCACTGGTCGGGCTTCCGTCCCGACAAGATCGACGAGCTCGCAGCCCGTCTCGCGTGATCCTTCGACGGCGCTCAGGAATCGTCCTTCGACGACGCTCAGGAACCGAGGTGAACTGTGAGCATGGTCGCGACCGCGGTGCCGCTCCTGGTCTACTTCTCGAGCGCGTCGGGTAACACCGCACGATTCATCGAGAAGCTCGGCCTTCCCGCCCGCCGCATCCCCCTGCTCCGCACCGAGGAGCCGCTCGTCGTCGACGAGCCGTTCGTCCTCGTCACCCCGACCTACGGGGGCGGGCAGGGGCGCGGCGAAGAGAAGGGCGCCGTGCCCAAGCAGGTCATCCGGTTCCTCAACGACGAGCGCAACCGGCGCCACATCCGCGGGGTCATCTCCGCGGGCAACACGAATTTCGGCGAGGCGTTCTGCCTCGCCGGAGAGATCATCAGCCGCAAGTGCGACGTGCCCCACTTGTATCGCTTCGAGGTATTCGGCACACAGGACGACGTCGATCGCGTGAGCGACGGATTGGAACGATGGTGGAAGCGACAGTGACAGACGCAGTCGAGTTCAAGGTGAACCCCGCGTACGAAGGGCTCGACTATCACGCCCTCAACGCGATGCTCAACCTGTACGACGCGGACGGCAAGATCCAGTTCGACGCCGACAAGCGCGCCGCGCGGGAGTACTTCCTGCAGCACGTCAACCAGAACACCGTGTTCTTCCACTCCCTCAAGGAGCGCCTCGACTACCTCGTCGAGAAGCAGTACTACGAGGGCGCCGTGATCGAGCAGTACTCGTTCGACTTCGTGCAGAAGCTCAACGACCTGGCGTACTCGAAGAAGTTCCGCTTCGAGACCTTCCTCGGCGCGTTCAAGTACTACACGAGCTACACGCTGAAGACCTTCGACGGCAAGCGCTACCTCGAGCGCTTCGAAGACCGCGTCGTGATGACCGCGCTCGCGCTCGCCGAGGGCGACGAGCAGGTCGCGATCGACCTCGTCGAGGAGATCATCTCGGGCCGCTTCCAGCCCGCCACGCCGACCTTCCTCAACGCCGGCAAGGCGCAGCGCGGCGAGCTCGTCAGCTGCTTCCTGCTGCGCATCGAAGACAACATGGAGTCGATCGCCCGCGGCATCAACTCGTCGCTGCAGCTGTCCAAGCGCGGCGGCGGCGTCGCGCTGCTGCTGTCGAACATCCGCGAGTCGGGTGCGCCGATCAAGCAGATCGAGAACCAGTCATCCGGCATCATCCCGGTGATGAAGCTGCTCGAAGACAGCTTCAGCTACGCCAACCAGCTCGGCGCCCGGCAGGGTGCGGGCGCGGTGTACCTCAACGCGCACCACCCCGACATCATGCGCTTCCTCGACACGAAGCGTGAGAACGCCGACGAGAAGATCCGCATCAAGACGCTCTCGCTGGGCGTCGTCGTGCCCGACATCACGTTCGAGCTCGCGAAGAAGGGCGAGGACATGTACCTGTTCTCGCCGTACGACGTCGAGCGCGTCTACGGCGTGCCCTTCGGCGACATCTCGGTGACCGAGAAGTACCACGAGATGGTCGACGACTCGCGCATCAAGAAGACGAAGATCAACGCACGCGAGTTCTTCCAGACTCTCGCCGAGATCCAGTTCGAGTCGGGTTACCCGTACATCATGTTCGAAGACACGGTGAACAAGGCGAACCCGATCAAGGGCCGCATCAACATGTCGAACCTGTGCAGCGAGATCCTGCAGGTGAACACGCCGACCACGTACAACGACGACCTGTCGTACGACCAGATCGGCAAGGACATCTCGTGCAACCTCGGCTCGATGAACATCGCCCTGGCGATGGATGCCGATGACCTGGGCAAGACCGTCGAGACCGCCATCCGCGCGCTGACCGCCGTCAGCACCCAGAGCCACATCAACTCGGTGCGCTCGATCGAGGACGGCAACGATCGCTCGCACGCCATCGGCCTCGGCCAGATGAACCTGCACGGCTATCTCGCCCGCGAGCGCGTCTTCTACGGTTCGGAAGAGGGCATCGACTTCACGAACATCTACTTCTACACCGTGCTGTTCCACGCGCTGAAGGCGTCGAACAAGCTCGCCATCGAGCGCGGCGAGACCTTCGACGGCTTCGCCGACTCCACCTACGCGTCGGGCGAGTTCTTCGACAAGTACATCGAACAGGCCTGGGTGCCCGCGACGGAGAAGGTCAAGGAGCTCTTCGCCGGCAAGTTCATCCCCGCGCAGCAGGACTGGATCGAGCTGCGCGAGAGCATCCAGCAGCACGGTCTGTTCAACCAGAACCTGCAGGCGGTGCCGCCGACCGGCTCGATCTCGTACATCAACAACTCGACGTCGTCGATCCACCCGATCGCGTCGAAGGTCGAGATCCGCAAGGAGGGCAAGCTCGGTCGCGTGTACTACCCGGCGCCGTTCATGACGAACGACAACCTGGAGTACTACCAGGACGCGTACGAGATCGGCTACGAGAAGGTCATCGACACGTACGCCGCCGCCACCCAGCACGTCGACCAGGGCCTGTCGCTGACGCTGTTCTTCAAGGACACCGCCACCACCCGCGACATCAACAAGGCGCAGATCTATGCATGGCGCAAGGGCATCAAGACGATCTACTACATCCGACTGCGTCAGATGGCGCTCGAGGGCACTGAGCTCGATACCTGCGTCTCCTGCACGCTGTGACAAATGTCTGAGGCCGGGATGTTGGAGCATCCCGGCCTCAGAGCAACAACCCGCAGGACAGGTTGCCGGCGATTAGCACCGCTCGAACAGCCTATACGAGTTGTACTTGGGTCGCCCGATCCGAGGCTCGCTGCGGGAGATCCGCTTCGGCGGAGAAAGGCAGGTGCCAGATGGCAACTGTCAATCGCAGTGCCCGTACGGGCAAGTTCGTTTCCAACGCTACGGCTGCTCGTTGGCCGCAGTACACCGTGACGGAGAACGTGGGGGCTGGCAGCAGCAACTCACGCTCTGTCGCCCGGGATGCGGGTTCCGGGCGCTTCGTTACCGCTGTTGAGGCGGCACGGAACGCTGGACGAACGATTACTCAGCGGGTCTAACCCCCGGGGCGGTCGCCGCGCGACCGCCCCAACATCCATTCAGATCTGATCAAGGAACGTCGATGACACCCTCTCCGAAGCTCACGCTGATCGACCACGTGCAGGCGATCAACTGGAACCGCATCGAGGATGAGAAGGACCTCGAGGTGTGGAACCGCCTCGTGAACAACTTCTGGCTTCCCGAGAAGGTGCCACTGTCGAACGACGTGCAGTCGTGGCAGACGCTGACTCCTGAGGAGCAGCTGCTCACGATGCGCGTCTTCACGGGGCTGACGCTGCTCGACACGATCCAGGGCACCGTGGGCGCGGTCTCGCTGATCCCCGACGCGATCACCCCGCACGAGGAGGCGGTGTACACCAACATCGCGTTCATGGAGTCGGTGCACGCGAAGAGCTACTCGTCGATCTTCTCGACCCTGTGCTCGACGAAGGAGATCGACGAGGCCTTCCGCTGGTCCGTCGAGAACCAGAACCTGCAGAAGAAGGCGCAGATCATCGTCGACTACTACCGTGGTGACGACCCGCTCAAGCGCAAGGTGGCCTCGACGCTGCTCGAGTCGTTCCTGTTCTACTCGGGCTTCTACCTGCCGATCTACTGGTCGTCGAAGGCGAAGCTGACGAACACGGCCGACCTCATCCGCCTCATCATCCGTGACGAGGCCGTGCACGGGTACTACATCGGCTACAAGTTTCAGAAGGGCCTCGAGAACGAGACCGAGGAGCGCCGTCAGGAGCTGAAGGACTACACCTTCAACCTGCTGTTCGAGCTCTACGAGAACGAGGTGCAGTACACCCAGGACCTCTATGACGGCGTCGGTCTGACCGAGGACGTCAAGAAGTTCCTGCACTACAACGCCAACAAGGCGCTGATGAACCTCGGCTACGAGCCGATGTTCCCCTCCACGGTCACCAACGTGAATCCGGCGATCCTCTCGGCACTGTCGCCGAACGCCGACGAGAACCACGACTTCTTCAGCGGGTCGGGCTCGTCGTACGTCATCGGCAAGGCCGAGGCCACCGAAGACGACGACTGGGACTTCTGATCTCATCTGTGCGGCGTCACAGAATGTGGCGCCGCACCACATTGAAGTTGGCACACGT
The window above is part of the Microbacterium sp. nov. GSS16 genome. Proteins encoded here:
- the nrdF gene encoding class 1b ribonucleoside-diphosphate reductase subunit beta, whose amino-acid sequence is MTPSPKLTLIDHVQAINWNRIEDEKDLEVWNRLVNNFWLPEKVPLSNDVQSWQTLTPEEQLLTMRVFTGLTLLDTIQGTVGAVSLIPDAITPHEEAVYTNIAFMESVHAKSYSSIFSTLCSTKEIDEAFRWSVENQNLQKKAQIIVDYYRGDDPLKRKVASTLLESFLFYSGFYLPIYWSSKAKLTNTADLIRLIIRDEAVHGYYIGYKFQKGLENETEERRQELKDYTFNLLFELYENEVQYTQDLYDGVGLTEDVKKFLHYNANKALMNLGYEPMFPSTVTNVNPAILSALSPNADENHDFFSGSGSSYVIGKAEATEDDDWDF
- the nrdI gene encoding class Ib ribonucleoside-diphosphate reductase assembly flavoprotein NrdI; the encoded protein is MVATAVPLLVYFSSASGNTARFIEKLGLPARRIPLLRTEEPLVVDEPFVLVTPTYGGGQGRGEEKGAVPKQVIRFLNDERNRRHIRGVISAGNTNFGEAFCLAGEIISRKCDVPHLYRFEVFGTQDDVDRVSDGLERWWKRQ
- the nrdE gene encoding class 1b ribonucleoside-diphosphate reductase subunit alpha, producing the protein MVEATVTDAVEFKVNPAYEGLDYHALNAMLNLYDADGKIQFDADKRAAREYFLQHVNQNTVFFHSLKERLDYLVEKQYYEGAVIEQYSFDFVQKLNDLAYSKKFRFETFLGAFKYYTSYTLKTFDGKRYLERFEDRVVMTALALAEGDEQVAIDLVEEIISGRFQPATPTFLNAGKAQRGELVSCFLLRIEDNMESIARGINSSLQLSKRGGGVALLLSNIRESGAPIKQIENQSSGIIPVMKLLEDSFSYANQLGARQGAGAVYLNAHHPDIMRFLDTKRENADEKIRIKTLSLGVVVPDITFELAKKGEDMYLFSPYDVERVYGVPFGDISVTEKYHEMVDDSRIKKTKINAREFFQTLAEIQFESGYPYIMFEDTVNKANPIKGRINMSNLCSEILQVNTPTTYNDDLSYDQIGKDISCNLGSMNIALAMDADDLGKTVETAIRALTAVSTQSHINSVRSIEDGNDRSHAIGLGQMNLHGYLARERVFYGSEEGIDFTNIYFYTVLFHALKASNKLAIERGETFDGFADSTYASGEFFDKYIEQAWVPATEKVKELFAGKFIPAQQDWIELRESIQQHGLFNQNLQAVPPTGSISYINNSTSSIHPIASKVEIRKEGKLGRVYYPAPFMTNDNLEYYQDAYEIGYEKVIDTYAAATQHVDQGLSLTLFFKDTATTRDINKAQIYAWRKGIKTIYYIRLRQMALEGTELDTCVSCTL
- a CDS encoding MFS transporter, with protein sequence MAGYRDLLRTPGVARMIAAQLVARFPNGMTSLAILLHVEQQTGSYGAAGIVLAAASVGQAVAGPVTSRWMGAWGMRRVLTLTLIVCVLAVLGLALLPLGLPGYMVFALLAGLSTPPVQAAVRTIYPKLVNAGQLTPLFSLDASLQEIIWIVAPVVITVVSTQVGTVQGLLLVAAILVLGGAWFILSPEVGRVRIPRSRRAFGRVVLKPPVMLATVIGFLLIGACSAVEVGVVATFGHGGLEAGLVLAVFSVGSLVGGLAFGHIPIGPWAMARRLLIVTTGLGLTMVSLNIFWLGGTLVLAGVGIAPALAVLFAITTASVKFSETAEAFGWAGTGQLIGAAAGSAVAGILIDQSGPTGAYLAAALFAFVGLVVSIVFVRAFPDLRHRDPSPYPDTEPIQTARI
- the nrdH gene encoding glutaredoxin-like protein NrdH — protein: MSITVYTKPSCVQCNATYRALDAKGIEYQITDLSEDASALEQVKALGYMQAPVVVTDDGHWSGFRPDKIDELAARLA